A window of Eubacteriaceae bacterium ES3 contains these coding sequences:
- a CDS encoding hemolysin family protein produces the protein MEESLLLLLLLQLIFILLNAVFAGAEIAIITFNDKKLKKLALGGDKRAIRLLSLIEEPAGFLATIQVGITLVNLLSSAVATDNFSYRLQEWFISIGLNISDTVLNALSMIIITIILTYFTVLLGELVPKRLAMKKAESIALAMSGVISVISKIFKPVVWLFTVSTDGLLKLFRVNINQEEEENVEEEIRMILDAGKQKGIVEPDEERMIQRVFEFDDIRIDEIMTHRTQVCILWMDESEEKWQEKIMNSRHTNFPICRESHDQVEGVLFTKDYFRIKKRTRENVLKDAVRTARFVPESTHADVVFRNMQKSRNHFAIVVDEYGGMSGVITMNDLLEQLVGSLDDRRVFSEELPMIEQIDENTWRIHGACDLEEVVNQLGTAFFDEHFNTFGGWVFDRLEIIPEDGSTPEFSYKGYKIMVAKIKDHRLISAVVSRLTSDKINKKEKL, from the coding sequence ATGGAAGAGTCATTATTGCTGCTATTGTTGTTGCAACTAATATTTATTTTATTAAACGCTGTTTTTGCCGGGGCTGAGATTGCGATAATTACGTTTAATGACAAAAAATTAAAAAAATTAGCACTTGGAGGAGATAAAAGAGCGATAAGATTATTATCATTAATAGAAGAGCCAGCCGGTTTTTTGGCAACAATACAAGTTGGTATTACATTGGTAAATTTGTTAAGCAGTGCGGTTGCTACCGATAATTTTTCATATCGGCTGCAGGAATGGTTTATCAGTATAGGCCTAAACATATCGGACACTGTTTTAAATGCTTTATCAATGATAATTATAACAATCATTCTAACATACTTCACAGTACTGTTGGGGGAATTGGTCCCTAAAAGGTTGGCAATGAAAAAGGCAGAGTCAATAGCATTAGCAATGTCAGGAGTAATATCAGTAATTTCAAAGATTTTTAAACCAGTTGTCTGGTTGTTTACAGTATCTACTGATGGTCTGCTAAAACTTTTTAGAGTTAATATCAATCAGGAAGAAGAGGAAAACGTAGAAGAAGAAATCCGAATGATTCTCGATGCGGGCAAACAAAAGGGTATTGTTGAACCCGATGAAGAAAGAATGATTCAGAGGGTATTTGAATTTGACGATATTCGTATTGATGAGATTATGACCCATCGGACGCAGGTTTGTATCCTTTGGATGGATGAATCAGAAGAAAAGTGGCAGGAAAAAATTATGAATTCGAGGCATACGAATTTTCCGATTTGTCGAGAATCTCATGATCAGGTTGAAGGGGTTCTTTTTACCAAGGACTATTTTAGAATAAAAAAACGAACTAGAGAGAATGTCTTAAAAGATGCCGTGAGAACTGCGAGATTTGTACCAGAGTCGACCCATGCAGATGTTGTTTTTAGAAATATGCAAAAAAGCAGGAATCACTTTGCGATTGTTGTTGATGAATATGGTGGAATGAGTGGAGTGATCACAATGAATGATTTGTTGGAACAGCTGGTCGGAAGTCTTGATGATCGTCGTGTTTTTTCGGAAGAATTACCGATGATTGAACAGATTGATGAAAATACCTGGCGTATTCATGGCGCATGTGATTTGGAGGAAGTAGTTAATCAATTAGGAACAGCTTTCTTCGATGAGCATTTTAATACATTCGGTGGGTGGGTTTTTGACAGATTGGAGATTATTCCTGAGGACGGAAGTACGCCTGAATTTAGCTATAAAGGATATAAGATTATGGTTGCTAAAATAAAAGATCATCGGCTTATTAGTGCAGTTGTTAGTCGTTTAACCAGCGATAAAATAAATAAAAAAGAAAAGCTTTAA
- a CDS encoding GDSL-type esterase/lipase family protein, with protein MRIICFGDSLTFGHGLSFDEKWHVIVEKKTGIQMINRGVSGNTTTEMLARFNRQVLLMQPEEVIIMGGYNDVFFENTYEKVKDNLKTMIYKAQKKGIIVIVAVPPPIKLPIRFFENEPKLKFNSDLIDEYLDWLRKYLEEEKLPCIDFGYEIDWINDDLYLDGIHPNAKGSNLMAEALIKFLSRDKLLNL; from the coding sequence ATGAGAATTATTTGTTTTGGGGACAGCCTCACATTTGGACATGGATTGTCTTTTGATGAAAAATGGCATGTAATAGTCGAAAAGAAAACTGGTATTCAAATGATTAATCGTGGTGTTAGTGGTAATACTACAACTGAAATGTTGGCACGCTTTAACCGTCAAGTTCTCCTGATGCAACCGGAAGAAGTAATTATCATGGGCGGATATAATGATGTTTTTTTTGAAAATACATATGAAAAAGTTAAGGATAACCTGAAGACTATGATTTATAAAGCTCAAAAAAAAGGTATTATAGTTATCGTAGCTGTTCCTCCGCCAATAAAATTACCGATTAGATTTTTTGAAAACGAGCCTAAATTAAAGTTCAATTCCGATTTGATTGATGAATATTTGGATTGGTTACGAAAGTATTTAGAAGAAGAAAAACTTCCTTGTATTGATTTCGGATATGAAATTGACTGGATTAATGATGATTTATATCTGGATGGTATTCATCCCAATGCAAAAGGAAGCAATTTGATGGCAGAAGCATTGATTAAATTTTTAAGTCGAGATAAATTATTAAACTTGTGA
- the gshAB gene encoding bifunctional glutamate--cysteine ligase GshA/glutathione synthetase GshB, which yields MNDKSGLELSTQSLIDAAIKRNLTVEVLDRADNFIRIKKNEKVEYIKQATKTALDPYIVPLIMENKEITKLILKEKNINVPAGVSVNSLEEGLKLFPDWENKALVIKPKNTNFGIGITIIKELKARDDFQEALQFAFSYDKTVLIETFIPGKEYRFLVIGDEVAGILHRVPANVKGDGVRTISELVIEKNKDPLRGKGYVTPLEKINIGETEIGFLKADNKTIETIPAQEEIVYLRENSNISTGGDSIDYTEIIGDDYKNIAIASAQAVGAKICGVDMMINDITENATKSNYSIIELNFNPALHIHNYPFKGKNRHVEEKILDLLGF from the coding sequence TTGAATGACAAAAGTGGATTGGAATTATCTACACAAAGTCTTATTGATGCAGCTATAAAACGTAATCTCACTGTTGAGGTTTTAGATCGCGCAGATAATTTTATTAGAATAAAGAAGAATGAAAAAGTTGAATATATTAAGCAGGCAACCAAAACTGCTTTGGACCCATACATTGTACCCTTAATAATGGAAAACAAGGAAATTACCAAACTGATATTGAAGGAAAAAAATATCAATGTTCCTGCAGGAGTTAGCGTTAATTCCTTGGAAGAGGGGCTAAAATTATTTCCTGACTGGGAAAATAAAGCTCTGGTGATCAAGCCTAAGAATACTAATTTTGGAATTGGCATAACTATTATTAAAGAATTGAAAGCACGGGATGATTTTCAAGAAGCCCTGCAATTTGCCTTTTCCTATGACAAAACCGTTCTGATTGAAACCTTTATTCCGGGAAAAGAATATCGTTTTCTTGTCATCGGTGATGAAGTTGCAGGGATTTTGCATCGGGTACCAGCTAATGTAAAAGGTGATGGAGTTAGAACGATTAGTGAGCTTGTTATTGAAAAAAACAAAGATCCTTTGAGGGGAAAAGGGTATGTCACCCCTCTTGAAAAAATTAATATTGGGGAAACTGAGATCGGATTTTTAAAGGCTGATAACAAAACGATCGAGACAATACCTGCTCAGGAAGAAATTGTTTATCTGCGGGAGAACTCCAATATTAGCACCGGAGGTGACAGCATTGATTATACAGAAATAATTGGGGATGATTATAAAAATATTGCTATTGCTTCAGCTCAGGCAGTCGGTGCAAAAATTTGCGGTGTTGATATGATGATTAATGATATTACAGAAAATGCGACTAAAAGCAATTACAGCATTATTGAGCTGAATTTCAACCCTGCATTACATATTCATAATTATCCCTTTAAGGGTAAAAACAGGCATGTTGAAGAAAAAATTCTTGATCTTCTAGGTTTTTAA
- a CDS encoding PAS domain S-box protein, translating to MSDSLNKTMMNQLPVGYAYHKILLDNNGSPIDYEFLEINRAFEEFTGLCAKEIIGRKATEVIDGIEKDDFDWIREYGKIALEGGAYEIEQYSSAFDKWYQIHVISDERLYFATYFTDITLLREQLNDYRVLLNSLNDAVFELNDQLVFEKVLAPDETILLYPKEIIIGKSVSDLFTGEILDSFLSVLKKAKKTRKLQNIEYPLMIHGKDAWFRMNIRFLKFNQQEKFVISLVDITENIKTVHALTEKTNELERFFSVNLDLLCIANTKGEFIKVNKSWEDILGYSSPELEGRSYYDFVHPDDLEETIEVTKQLENLNEVDNFVNRYRVKDGSYKYIEWKSRAFGEVIYAAARDVTEKIEMEEQLFLEKERYYSTLLSIADGVIAVNNKQEITLMNKVAEELSGWKQCEVINKPFSEVMHLINEKNRQITVNPIKKALISGEISKVNNHTILIKKDQTEISIENSAAPIHDLNKNIRGAVLVFHDVTQKRKIQNEILYLSYHDFLTGLHNRRYFEEAIIQLNKSENLPISVIMLDVNGLKLTNDAFGHKKGDLLLQKVAEIIRKSSRETDLIARIGGDEFVMILPNTDEFEASIISKRLKKSSKQETVDSVIISMGIGFACKTTMNESMEEIIKTAENQMYKNKVKSSRLMRNQTINLIQETLNNKSDRERIHSQRVSRIVQYIGLAMDLPEEDVKTLETLGFLHDLGKIIVPEEVLNKNELMTNDEFKLMKTHTETGYQILKSVEEYVGLAEVVLYHHEWWNGCGYPQNLKGKEIPLFSRIIHVADAFEAMSAGRPYKNALNKEEIIAELKAFSGIQFDPEIIDVMVGKVLMESYDELNKEKEIK from the coding sequence ATGAGTGACTCGCTAAATAAAACAATGATGAATCAATTACCTGTTGGCTACGCCTATCATAAAATTCTGCTTGATAATAATGGTTCGCCAATTGATTATGAATTTCTCGAAATAAATAGGGCCTTTGAAGAGTTTACCGGTCTTTGTGCAAAGGAAATTATTGGTCGTAAGGCGACAGAGGTAATTGACGGGATTGAAAAAGATGATTTTGACTGGATCAGAGAATATGGAAAAATTGCTCTCGAAGGCGGGGCCTACGAAATTGAACAATATTCAAGTGCTTTTGATAAATGGTACCAAATTCATGTTATTTCAGACGAAAGATTATATTTTGCAACATATTTTACAGATATTACACTTTTACGTGAGCAACTCAATGATTATAGAGTGCTGCTGAATTCGTTAAATGATGCAGTCTTTGAATTAAATGATCAATTGGTTTTCGAAAAGGTTCTTGCCCCTGACGAAACAATTCTACTTTATCCTAAAGAAATAATCATTGGTAAATCTGTTAGTGACTTATTTACAGGCGAAATTCTTGACTCATTCCTTAGTGTTCTTAAGAAAGCGAAAAAAACGAGGAAATTACAGAATATCGAGTACCCTCTGATGATTCATGGTAAGGATGCCTGGTTTAGAATGAACATTCGCTTTCTAAAGTTTAATCAACAGGAAAAATTTGTGATTAGTTTGGTGGATATAACAGAGAACATAAAAACAGTTCATGCGCTTACAGAAAAAACTAATGAATTGGAACGATTTTTCTCAGTTAACTTGGATTTACTTTGCATAGCTAACACGAAGGGAGAATTTATAAAAGTTAATAAATCATGGGAAGATATCCTCGGGTATTCAAGTCCAGAGCTGGAAGGCAGGTCTTATTATGATTTTGTTCATCCGGATGATCTTGAGGAGACGATTGAAGTGACCAAGCAGCTTGAAAATCTTAATGAGGTTGATAATTTCGTGAACCGTTACAGGGTGAAAGATGGATCGTACAAATATATAGAATGGAAAAGTCGTGCATTCGGAGAGGTGATTTACGCAGCAGCACGAGACGTAACGGAAAAAATAGAAATGGAAGAGCAATTATTTCTGGAAAAGGAAAGGTATTATTCAACGCTTTTATCAATCGCGGATGGTGTGATTGCGGTTAACAATAAGCAGGAAATTACCTTGATGAATAAGGTAGCAGAGGAGCTGTCTGGATGGAAACAGTGCGAGGTAATTAATAAACCCTTTTCTGAAGTGATGCATCTTATTAATGAAAAAAACAGACAAATAACCGTAAATCCGATAAAAAAAGCATTAATCTCTGGAGAGATTTCAAAAGTAAATAATCACACCATTCTAATTAAAAAAGATCAGACCGAAATTTCGATCGAAAATAGTGCGGCACCAATTCATGACCTTAATAAAAACATTCGAGGAGCGGTCCTTGTTTTTCACGATGTTACCCAAAAAAGAAAAATACAGAATGAGATACTATATCTAAGTTATCATGATTTTTTAACAGGTCTACATAATCGCAGATATTTTGAAGAAGCAATTATTCAGCTTAATAAATCAGAAAATCTGCCAATTTCAGTAATTATGCTCGATGTTAACGGACTAAAATTAACAAATGATGCATTTGGCCATAAAAAAGGAGATTTATTGCTTCAAAAAGTGGCTGAAATCATCAGAAAAAGTTCTCGAGAGACAGATCTTATTGCGAGAATTGGCGGTGATGAATTCGTCATGATTTTGCCTAACACTGATGAATTCGAAGCATCAATAATCAGCAAACGCCTAAAAAAATCTTCTAAACAGGAAACTGTAGATTCTGTGATAATTTCTATGGGGATTGGTTTTGCATGCAAAACGACGATGAATGAAAGCATGGAAGAAATCATTAAAACGGCTGAAAATCAGATGTACAAAAATAAGGTTAAGTCGAGCCGGTTAATGAGAAATCAGACAATAAATCTGATCCAGGAAACCTTAAACAATAAAAGTGATCGAGAACGGATTCATTCCCAGCGAGTATCCCGAATTGTCCAATATATTGGACTCGCAATGGATTTACCAGAAGAGGATGTCAAAACACTTGAAACACTGGGGTTCCTCCACGATCTGGGGAAAATAATTGTTCCGGAAGAAGTTTTAAATAAAAATGAGTTAATGACGAATGATGAATTTAAGCTGATGAAAACTCACACTGAGACTGGTTATCAGATTTTGAAGTCTGTTGAGGAGTATGTTGGTCTGGCTGAGGTTGTATTATATCATCATGAATGGTGGAATGGCTGCGGTTATCCTCAAAATTTAAAGGGTAAGGAAATCCCGTTATTTTCAAGAATTATTCATGTAGCAGATGCTTTTGAGGCGATGTCTGCCGGTCGGCCATATAAAAATGCACTGAATAAAGAAGAGATTATTGCTGAATTAAAAGCGTTTTCCGGCATTCAATTTGATCCGGAAATAATCGATGTAATGGTGGGAAAAGTATTGATGGAATCATATGATGAATTAAATAAAGAAAAGGAAATAAAATGA
- a CDS encoding acyl-CoA dehydratase activase — translation MKNYYAGLDGGSTYTKAALLHGNQVVDAMVTNTGIDNNTSAIELIGKMCQRRGIGRADIKYIMATGYSRKVFDVADDDISEITAHAYGVRVTAPKEYKPGMIIDIGGQDSKIIYLDPNYAVKNFTMNDKCAAGTGKFMEVIAQILETTIDQVGPLSLESKTPCDINSTCVVFAQSEVISLVARKYDRRDILAGMHLSMAKRIIKMMKKSEKGGDILMTGGGALNIGVHKAFEEEMMRDVYVARHPQFNGAIGAALIASERG, via the coding sequence ATGAAAAATTACTATGCCGGCCTTGACGGCGGGTCCACTTATACGAAAGCTGCACTTTTACATGGCAATCAGGTTGTTGATGCCATGGTTACCAACACTGGAATAGACAATAACACATCAGCGATTGAACTGATTGGAAAAATGTGTCAACGACGGGGGATTGGTCGTGCAGATATCAAATACATTATGGCCACCGGCTACAGCCGCAAAGTTTTTGATGTAGCTGATGACGATATTTCTGAAATTACTGCCCACGCCTATGGTGTTCGTGTGACAGCTCCCAAAGAATACAAACCGGGGATGATTATTGATATTGGTGGCCAGGACTCAAAGATTATTTATCTTGACCCTAATTATGCCGTTAAGAATTTTACCATGAACGACAAATGTGCTGCTGGAACCGGTAAATTTATGGAAGTAATCGCCCAGATTCTGGAAACAACCATTGACCAGGTTGGTCCACTATCACTGGAAAGTAAAACCCCTTGCGATATTAACAGCACTTGTGTGGTCTTTGCCCAGTCTGAGGTCATCTCCCTGGTTGCCCGAAAATATGATCGCCGGGATATTCTGGCTGGAATGCATCTATCGATGGCCAAACGAATCATCAAGATGATGAAAAAGTCTGAAAAAGGCGGCGATATCCTTATGACTGGCGGTGGCGCCCTAAACATCGGAGTCCATAAGGCTTTTGAAGAAGAAATGATGCGCGACGTCTATGTGGCTAGACACCCGCAATTTAACGGGGCTATCGGAGCCGCTTTAATTGCCAGCGAAAGGGGCTGA
- a CDS encoding glutamate decarboxylase encodes MLHSRPDEKEFDKDCYHASVFSEEVLSFPKYHLNDESVDPELAYRIIKNDLMDEGNARQNLATFCQTDMEPWATRLMSETLEKNAIDKSEYPQTADLEKRCVNILADLWNAPKKSSFIGTSTVGSSEACMLGGMAMKFRWRKEAEKNGLDIYRKKPNLIISSGFQVCWEKFCVYWDIELRTVPVEEKHLSLNLDTVMDYVDDYTIGIVAIMGITYTGKYDDVKRLNELVEEYNQTASYKVPIHVDGASGGMFTPFAFPDLEWDFRLSNVISINTSGHKYGLVYPGIGWIIWKDREYVPEELIFDVSYLGGDIPTMAINFSRSASQIIGQYFNFLSLGFSGYQHIQMRTRNVAMYIASEIEKTGLFEIINDGDNIPIVCWKMKVEKQWNLYDLADRLRMNGWQVPAYPLPENMEETLIQRVVVRQDLNRQLASLFIEDFNRAIDDLNHARILFSSPEDDGKTYGFTH; translated from the coding sequence ATGCTACATTCAAGACCAGATGAAAAAGAGTTTGACAAGGATTGTTACCATGCATCCGTATTCAGTGAAGAAGTTCTAAGCTTTCCCAAATATCATTTAAATGATGAATCGGTTGACCCGGAGCTGGCCTATCGAATTATTAAAAATGATTTAATGGATGAAGGCAACGCAAGACAGAATCTGGCAACTTTTTGCCAGACTGATATGGAACCGTGGGCAACTCGCCTGATGTCAGAAACTCTGGAGAAAAATGCTATCGATAAGTCTGAGTATCCGCAGACGGCTGACTTGGAAAAAAGGTGTGTAAACATATTAGCTGATTTATGGAATGCCCCCAAGAAAAGCTCCTTCATTGGGACATCAACAGTTGGTTCATCAGAAGCATGTATGCTTGGTGGAATGGCGATGAAATTTCGTTGGCGAAAAGAAGCTGAAAAAAATGGACTCGATATTTACAGAAAAAAACCAAACCTGATAATCTCTTCAGGCTTTCAGGTATGCTGGGAAAAGTTCTGTGTCTACTGGGACATTGAATTAAGGACTGTGCCTGTTGAGGAAAAACATTTGTCTCTGAATCTTGATACGGTGATGGATTATGTGGATGATTATACTATTGGAATTGTGGCGATCATGGGGATTACCTATACCGGAAAATACGATGATGTGAAGCGCCTTAATGAGCTGGTGGAAGAATATAATCAGACAGCCAGTTATAAAGTGCCTATCCATGTGGATGGAGCGTCGGGCGGGATGTTTACGCCATTTGCTTTTCCAGACCTGGAATGGGATTTTAGATTGTCAAATGTCATCTCCATTAATACTTCAGGCCACAAATATGGACTGGTTTACCCGGGAATCGGCTGGATCATCTGGAAGGATCGGGAGTATGTTCCGGAAGAACTGATTTTTGATGTTTCTTATCTTGGCGGGGACATTCCCACAATGGCGATTAATTTTTCCCGGTCGGCCAGTCAGATTATTGGGCAATATTTTAATTTCCTTTCTCTTGGCTTTTCCGGTTACCAGCACATTCAAATGCGAACGCGTAATGTTGCCATGTATATTGCTTCCGAAATTGAGAAAACCGGGTTGTTTGAGATTATCAACGACGGAGACAATATTCCAATCGTTTGCTGGAAAATGAAAGTTGAGAAGCAATGGAACCTTTATGATTTGGCCGATCGTTTACGGATGAATGGCTGGCAGGTGCCGGCCTATCCGCTGCCGGAAAATATGGAAGAGACTCTGATTCAGCGAGTAGTGGTGCGTCAGGATCTAAACCGGCAGTTGGCATCACTATTTATTGAAGATTTTAATCGTGCCATTGATGATTTGAATCATGCCCGAATTCTTTTCAGTTCACCTGAAGATGATGGAAAAACATATGGATTTACCCACTAA
- a CDS encoding sulfite exporter TauE/SafE family protein, with product MELLLPILTTAVSVGLSCGTCCSPTVSIFLSTYIISHSGGMKKSILSFISFVSGKITSVILICAVAAALGNQFIDDSGYLGNINLQLVMQISMIGLGIILIGKWIIDAKNPNKNCSSCSGEKKIDAKGIVPLFMAGFTYGATPCSPLILMIGLCATLSVSSAILVGFVFTLASTLTPVLLMVLISGVLSGRMKKEIPQYIRWFQLASYILITVLSFNALSNL from the coding sequence ATGGAACTCCTTCTTCCCATTTTAACTACAGCAGTATCTGTTGGCTTGAGCTGCGGCACCTGCTGCAGTCCCACAGTGAGTATTTTTCTTTCCACCTATATTATTTCTCATTCCGGTGGGATGAAAAAATCAATTCTCTCATTTATAAGTTTTGTATCTGGAAAAATTACTTCCGTGATATTGATCTGTGCTGTTGCCGCCGCTTTAGGCAATCAGTTTATTGATGATTCCGGTTATCTAGGAAATATTAACTTGCAACTTGTAATGCAGATTTCGATGATTGGCTTGGGCATTATTTTAATCGGCAAATGGATCATTGATGCCAAAAATCCCAACAAAAACTGCAGTTCCTGTTCCGGTGAAAAAAAGATAGACGCTAAAGGGATCGTTCCGCTATTTATGGCTGGCTTTACCTATGGTGCCACCCCCTGCAGTCCACTGATTCTGATGATTGGTCTTTGTGCCACCCTATCTGTTTCATCAGCAATACTGGTTGGTTTTGTTTTTACTCTGGCCAGCACTTTAACACCGGTTCTTTTAATGGTATTAATTTCCGGAGTCCTATCCGGTCGGATGAAAAAAGAAATCCCACAATATATAAGGTGGTTTCAACTTGCTTCTTATATACTAATTACCGTTTTAAGCTTTAATGCACTTTCAAATCTTTAA